Part of the Halopenitus persicus genome is shown below.
CGGTGAGCTCACCGAGGGACAGGTTACTACAATGAAGAACGATATTCAAAAGAAACTGGAACCAGATGATTCAATCGTCGTATTCGAATCCTCAAATCCCGCTGCGTTCGAGTTTTCGACTTTCGGCGATGTCGATGAGCCTGGAAGTCGCTTCACGTAGTTTTACGTCTTCATCGATCGGGGTTGTCCAATTTCGGCGTTGGATATCATCGATCCCCCAGGGGTTTGGGAGGTATTGGAGGTCGATGAAAATACTGATGTGAATTCGGGGAGTAGTAGACTCTGCTCGCCCGAATTAGGGCGGGTTTCAGAAGAACCCTTGTGGGTTTGAAGCGTCTCTCCGACGACGTACGGACACGTCGGCGAAAAGTTTCAGAAGAACCCTTGTGGGTTTGAAGCAATAATGTAACTGTAGAGTCAAACGCCACGCTAAACGTTTCAGAAGAACCCTTGTGGGTTTGAAGCACCACCCCGTCAACCACCGTCGGCGAGGAGAAAACGGTTTCAGAAGAACCCTTGTGGGTTTGAAGCGACCAAACAACCAGTCCAACTGAGAGAGATGCCGGCGTTTCAGAAGAACCCTTGTGGGTTTGAAGCGACGAGCGGCTGTTCGACGTGCCGAGCGACGATGCCGTTTCAGAAGAACCCTTGTGGGTTTGAAGCGAACAGGGCGAACCCGTGACGCTGTCGCTGTCGTGTGTTTCAGAAGAACCCTTGTGGGTTTGAAGCGACGGCGACGCCGAGGACGTCGAGATCCAGATCGAGTTTCAGAAGAACCCTTGTGGGTTTGAAGCCCCCGTCCCTTTTTGCCGTCTGGACGTCTATTCGCGGTTTCAGAAGAACCCTTGTGGGTTTGAAGCGACCACAGACACGAACAGCAGCACGACCGACA
Proteins encoded:
- the cas2 gene encoding CRISPR-associated endonuclease Cas2, giving the protein MHVIVVYDVPADRTRVYRKLLRRRLEHLQYSVFYGELTEGQVTTMKNDIQKKLEPDDSIVVFESSNPAAFEFSTFGDVDEPGSRFT